A region from the Oncorhynchus keta strain PuntledgeMale-10-30-2019 chromosome 5, Oket_V2, whole genome shotgun sequence genome encodes:
- the LOC118384150 gene encoding proline-rich protein 29-like, which translates to MPPGRDPHYRLVSPSQASQQPTTILQQLPAATSSPTPSTGPAHVKQGANLVELMMIQNAQMHQVIMNNMTMSALSSFGYSQPQLHPPSTSEEDPEVYHYQTTSLPGLPNLLAPYPHRDTIRRAVPPPPPPRATRTVGADVPPATDYYEATERRQ; encoded by the exons ATGCCTCCAGGAAGAGATCCTCATTACAGGCTCGTGTCTCCTTCCCAGGCTTCCCAGCAGCCCACCACCATCCTACAGCAGCTCCCTGCTGCCACGTCATCTCCCACTCCTTCCACCGGGCCAGCACATGTCAAGCAGG GTGCCA ACCTGGTGGAGCTGATGATGATCCAGAATGCCCAGATGCACCAGGTCATCATGAACAACATGACCATGTCAGCCCTCAGCTCATTTGGCTATTCCCAGCCCCAGCTCCACCCTCCGTCTACCTCTGAG GAGGATCCAGAGGTGTACCATTACCAGACTACCAGCCTACCTGGCTTACCCAACCTG CTAGCACCCTACCCACACAGAGACACCATCAG GAGGGCGGTcccacctcctcccccacccAGAGCTACCAGGACTGTGGGGGCTGACGTCCCTCCAGCAACAG ATTACTATGAGGCTACGGAGAGAAGACAGTGA
- the LOC118384501 gene encoding telethonin-like, whose amino-acid sequence MQVCTVIEKRAGAVVGAELACSVREENQAQRESYKADWNSVNMKTRAMDRQTMNMNDDSRRETYTRQWEARSLAQACPSGVYRVGTVERGVREHQLLPKRNTLPLPIFTPAQLGIRLGRGAPHTQEDLHPFPIPDGVCPGKRAVVEITQDLPPAKPLRMEFAKAPKALGRSVSQEVQRG is encoded by the exons ATGCAGGTGTGTACCGTTATTGAGAAGCGTGCTGGGGCCGTGGTGGGGGCTGAGCTGGCCTGCAGCGTACGGGAGgagaaccaggctcagagggagAGCTACAAAGCTGACTGGAACAGTGTTAACATGAAGACCCGGGCCATGGACAG GCAGACAATGAACATGAACGATGACTCTCGTCGGGAGACCTACACTCGTCAGTGGGAGGCTCGCTCTCTGGCCCAGGCCTGTCCCTCTGGGGTGTACAGAGTGGGCACCGTGGAGAGGGGTGTGAGGGAGCACCAGCTCCTGCCCAAGAGGAACACCCTGCCCCTGCCCATCTTCACCCCTGCACAGCTGGGCATCCGGCTGGGTCGCGGAGCACCACACACCCAGGAGGACCTCCATCCCTTCCCCATCCCCGACGGTGTCTGCCCTGGCAAGAGGGCCGTGGTCGAGATCACACAGGACCTGCCCCCCGCCAAGCCACTCAGGATGGAGTTCGCCAAGGCGCCCAAAGCACTGGGCCGCTCCGTGTCACAGGAGGTCCAGAGAgggtga